The following nucleotide sequence is from Cricetulus griseus strain 17A/GY chromosome 9, alternate assembly CriGri-PICRH-1.0, whole genome shotgun sequence.
AATAGAACTGAGTCAGGAGTTCCCAGAGGATACTGGTAGATGTTCAGGAAGTCACATATACAGGCAGCAGAGACTGGCTAAGGTTGGACGCACCCTAAACACGGCCCAGGGCTCCAGTAGGGCTGAGTTGTGAGCAGGGTTTATTGGAGAAGGTACAGTTGGTCAGTTCTCTGGGTATATCTAGTGGATAAGACtagctttattatttattgttaaatcgaatgggaaagaatttttaaaaaggtaatacAGGGAGGAAGACCCCGGGGCCAGATTTAAAGCTGTaggaaggaagagagtgatttcagGTTACAATAGTAGCCCTATATTGGGACtggcctcctccttctctctgtttaCCCATATCTATTTGTCACGttatctccctctttccttttgaGGAAGGTTTTCACTATAAAGTCCATCTTCTGTCCATCCTCATCCTGTGTGTctgtacaccccccccccccatgaaatGCATGCCAGGTGGCTCACGAATCATCATGATTCCCTTCCAGGTACAATCCTGAGAACCTGGCGACGCTGGAGCGGTATGTGGAAACCCAAGCCAAGGAGAATGCTTATGATCTGGAGGCCaacctagctgtcctgaaattgTGAGTGTCTGTCCCCTCTCCACCCTCATGCCAGCTGCTAGCTAGCAGGATGCCACTCTGGATAGGGACCTGGCTGCCGATGTACCCATGGCAAGCTGCAGTGTGTGGCTTCTCTTAGGTGTGTAAACCAGGAAGCCAAGAAGGTCAAAACATACAAGATAATCTATAAACAATTCTATTGCTTCACAAATTACTGTAAATGAATATCCCTGTTGCTAGTGCTACTGGCCCTTTGCCACATGCCCTGCCCTACCAAACTCCCACCTTAGGTAACCACTGGGAACTCTTACGTATGGTCTGGCTTTGGGTACTTGCTTGCATCCAGATCAGTTTAGCTCAGACTTGCTTGCTTTGAGCTCAGTTGTAATCATGCAGCACAAGCTCTGTTCCTAGCATCTTCCTGTCAGTGCTGGGTTAGTGGCcttttcttccagtgtgtgtgtgagtgtgtgtagtgtgtgtacacatgcctgtGGCCTCAGACTTGCAACCTGCCTGGGTCCCTGGATTGCAGTTGTACGCCACTATAGCCAGTTTTGCAAGATGCCATCATTGCTTTGTCTCATTCTCCTCAGGTACCAGTTCAACCCAGCCTTCTTTCAGACCACGGTTACTGCCCAGATTCTGCTGAAAGCGCTCACCAACCTGCCCCACACTGACTTCACTCTGTGCAAATGTATGATCGACCAGGCACATGTATCCTTCCTTCTGGTGGCATgggagaaggctggggagcaGGGCAGGTCGGggcatccaaaaaaaaaaaaaaaccaggtgcCTGCTCTGGGCTCAGCTCAATGCTGGGTCAGCCTCAGGTGCTGTGTGATGCTCATGCCTCTCATATGGAGGTCTCGGGACAACTTGGGGTGGTCCGCTGTGGGTTGCAGGGATTCTGGTCATTAGGCTTGTGCCAAGCATTTTTAACTGCTGGACCATCTTGCTAACTTaggattttaattttcattcatgtatttattttttgagtaagGGTCTTCCTATATgatcctagctggcctggaatgtggtatgtagaccaggctgttcttgaactcacagaggtctgctgcctctgtctccccagtggtAGGTATTTTTTGAGATGTTGAGGATGGAACCCAAACCCTCACACTTGTAGCAAGTAGGCAAGCGTTGTACTACTGGACtacatccctgcatccctgatCCTCACTCCCAGTTCCttttctggtttaaaaaaaaaaaagaaaaggaaaaaaggcagCTGGAAGAAGATGGGTGGAGAAGGGTGAGCTAGACCCACACCACAGCCTCCACAGGTTTCCGCACTGTTTCCTTAATACCTCCTGCTGCCAGCAAGAAGAGCGGCCCATCCGACAGATCTTGTACCTCGGGGACCTGCTGGAGACCTGCCACTTTCAAGCTTTCTGGGTAATGTCTTTTGGATGCTggagtacttgcctggcatgtgggAATCCCGGGGTGCCATCCCCACACAGTGTTTCAGAAACCAGACATGATTGGTGCACACCTGTATTTCCAGAAGGTGGGAACGGGAGGGCCATCCCAGCTGCACAGagttgtttgaggccagcctgagctccatgAACAGTGTCTCAAACACGAAAAAGCAGTGGTATCTGCTTGGTCACAGgctctgtcctctgtcccctgTCCCATCTTCACATAGAACCAGGACTACCGGGTCATTCATTCTTTGCACCCGCattgctcaggctggccctgtCTCCTATACTGTCTCTTCAGATGGAAACAAGCCCTGTTTATCCACTCTGAGCACCCTGCCTATCCAGCCTTCACATGGGAAGGCTGAGCTGGGCAGGTGGGTGGCCCCTGCCTGAGGTACCAGGTCTTAGGAGGCTGAGGATAGAGTTCCGGGCTAGGGGCTGCAGAGGTGACTTGGCGGTTAGGAGCTCTGCCTCACAGCCCTCTGAAACTCtgactccaggggatccagcatgtttgtctggcctctgtggtcactggCCATGcacctggtacacagacatacatgcaggcaaaacacccacacccaTAAGATgtgtgagtttttaaaattagaaataaaaaggtaGGTATTGTTGCAAAGGACCAGAACTTGGTTCCCAACACCCTTGCTGGGCAGTCTCTTCGGGCCACCGTGGGCACTCATGCTCACATAGATACACTCAcctacacataaaagtaaaatgttatctttttctttaagatttatttatttatcatgtatacagtgcatgccagaagagggcaccagatcacattacatacagatggttgtgagctaccatgtggttgctgggaattgaactcagagaagaacagtcaatgctcttaacccctgagccatctctccagcccccaaaatgttatcttttgaaataaatctttagaaaaaaaaagttggagtCAACTTTTGCTGCATAGGAAGACTATTTAAAACACAATAGCAAAAAAGtaggggagaagaaaaaaaaaaagcctacagTTCTCATGGGCCTCCAGCCTGCCAGTGTCTGCAGTGAGCCTGTGCATGTCTACTGTGCTTCTAAGAACAGCTTCAAAGTCGTTTGAGGCCCTGCTCTGCTTTGTCCAAGGCAAGGCTATAGAATATCAGACAACTGTGTGTTCAAAACAAAGTCTCATGTCTCAAACATTCCTGTTAAACGGTCAAGTCAGGGGCAGTGGCTTACCCTGCTCAGTGTCCTTTTCTCCCCATGTTGACTTAGAAAGCGCTGACGGGTTTGTGGTGCCCTCTGCCTGGCCCTCACGACAACTGcagataccccccccccccccccccccccccagttaccTGGGCCTTGCAGGTCCCTAGCTTCCAGCTTCTTTCCTGCTCTGACCCTCAGTCATTCAGCGGAACCAGGGCTGGGCTGGGTTTCCTGCCACCTTAGTGGCTGCTCTCCACAAAGTGCAgcctctcccctcccactcctgTTGAAGGGAGTTTCGCTGGGGGCTGAACCCTGAAGAGGGTGAAGGAGGAGCTGCAGGGATACAGCAACACAAAGGGCCTGAGGTGGACAGGGTGTGGCTGGTTGTTAGGGTCATGAGGAGGCCCCGGCCACtgagggaggtggaggtggaggtgggggaccCGCCAATACTTACGAATCACATCATATAGAGTCCCTTGATAACAAGGCTACTTAGACTTCTTAGACGTCTCTCGTTGTGGATGTACATGCTGTAGTTTGGTTGTTGGATGTCCCAGCCATGTAcattggcgcacgcctttgatcccaggactgaggaggcagaggcaggtggatcttttaaTTCAgtgccagccaggtctacagagacaattccaggacagccagggtcacatagagaaatcctatctcagtaaaaacaaactaaagacaGGCATGTTCTCCTGAACCAAGGCTGATCAAACATGCTATGTAGCTGagagtggccttgaattccttatcctcctgcttctagcctagtgccaggattacaggcactGCCACCATAGCCAGCAGTAGGTTTGTGTTATTTGTTAGATTTGGAGACAGTTATACTGTCACCTAGTTGGGCCAGGAAgttgagattctcctgcctcagcctccagaacatCAGCACGTGCTAGTGAATACCCACGACAGTACTGCTAATGTTAACACTGAGGACATCATTCCTTTTGCAGCAAGCCCTGGATGAAAACATGGACCTCTTGGAAGGCATAACTGGCTTTGAAGATTCTGTCCGAAAATGTGAGTCCTCTCTGGTGTGGGTTCCTGAGGGGCTGGGGACAGTGGCAGCAGGGTGCTAAGAAATGGCCTCCTCACTGTTCTATAAGTGGTGTGACCTAGGAGAATGGAGCTGGCAAACAAAGCAGACTACAGTCTCATGTAGTAGCCAACTTTATCCAGAGCATCAGACAGTTTATACTCTGAGGCTAAGAAAGATCacatgagccgggcgttggtggcgcacgcctttaatcccagcactcggggcagaggcaggccgatctctgttcGTTCGAGACCACCCTAGTCTACAagcgtgagtgccaggacagcctccaaagccacagagaaaccctgtcttgaaaaacaaaacaaaaaagatcacaATGCGCAAAGTTCACAGGAGTGCAAGCCCTTTACAATCACAAGGATAAGCTGTTgggaaacattttttgtttttcttttggattattttgagacagggtttctctgcatagccctggtgtcctggaacttgctctgtaaaccaggttgtcCGTatactcagagatccgcctgcctctgcctcctgagttaaaggcctgtgccactacctCTGActtgggaaattttttttttgaataacaAAAATTAGCAACAATGTGTAAGCTGAAGCAAACCCCCTCCTGTATACTATCCTTGGGAGGGGCACAAAAGTACCTGCCAAGAACAAACCCATATTATGGAAGAACAGAAAtggaggtcacaagactcttgtcttgttttcttggagttttctcataaGCTCTTAGAATTCTTCTCACACAGCTGCATTCTTAGACCATGTTCTGACAGCCTCTCACAgtctttgttttgatttccacAGTTATCTGCCATGTGGTGGGCATCACGTACCAGCACATCGACCGCTGGCTGCTTGCTGAGATGCTTGGTGATCTGACTGGTGAGGCCTGGTGTTTGCGATCAGGCAGTTGGGGAACTCAGCTAGCCAGGGAGGACCCACCACACCATTTCTGGGTTATTACCTGGTCCAGAGAGAGGCTAACGGTTTGGTAAAGGATGCTGCCCtctgaatttctgtgagttcaaggccagccagcacctcatagtgagaccctggctcaaaagcAAGTTGCTGCCCCCACCAGGTATGTGGTCCACCTGGAATCCCAGCGATAGGAAGCTGGCGCAAGAGGATTGTCTGGAATGCTAGCTGTGTCAGGCAATGGTCCTGATGCTGGCTGGGTAGTGACAAGAGCTCAGACCTTTTTCATAGATGGAGCAAAATGGAGAAGTTGTTTGCATTGACATGGTGCTGCGAGGGTAGTGAGGCCACTTTAGAGGGGTGGCATCTGGCAGGGGCCTCTGTGCCTTGAGCTGGACACTCTGAGAAGAAAGTATGGATGTGGAAAGCCTACAGCAGGGACCTGCCTGCCATGTGTGCCAGTGGAAGCAGCAGCATGGTTGGATGAGAAAGCAACTTTCTTGCAGTCGTGTGGGAGACTTGAGAGGACCTCCGTGGCCTTTGCTCTGGAGTGATGAGGGACATAGGAAGGAAGACTCTAGTTAGGGGCCAACCGTGATCAGAGTGATGTCATAAAAACATTTGCAAAAAGAAGCGTGGGGCTGGAAAAGGtctagcagttaagaacacatgcTTGAGGGTCCTAGCATCCATCACCAGTAGTTCACAGCACCAAGAAATTCAGTGTAATCTCCGGCCCTGGGAGCACCTGTGTACattcacacttgtacacacaaataaaagttttgagggtttttgttgttgttgttgtttaagaaatagaaaggaaCATGAGAAACTAGGGGAAACTGGACCTCGGGGCAACattctataatcccagtacttgggggagagagagagcaggattaGGGGTTTAAGTCATCCTCAGCCACGAGGTGAATTCTATACCACCTTGGCTACAAGAAACCcttctcaaaaatgaaacaaaaaccctATGTGCCTAAGATAAAGAGGCTAGTGGCAGGCCAGGCAGTGGtccatacacctttaatcctagcacccgaGGGCCAGAAGTAtccaatctctgagtttgaggccagcctgtctacagagttccaggacaggtccaaagctatacagagaaactcttgtctctggaatttaaaaaaaaggaaaaagaaaacaaaaagaggctAGTGGCACCCCCTAGTGGCCAAGTGGAGAATAAGCCCCCAGAAGGCAGGTTTCGTCCTAAAGGCAGGAGTTGCCTAGAACACTTGGTCAAAGGGGGCCTGGCTTGGTGACCCCTCATTTCCCTGCCTCCAAAGCCTCTGGGATTTAAGAGTTCAGGCAGCCAACACCTCCACCCTGCCCATGTCACCTGCAGACAACCAGCTCAAGGTGTGGATGAGCAAGTATGGCTGGAGCGCTGACGAGTCAGGGCAGATTTTCATCTGCAGCCAGGAAGAGAGCATAAAGCCCAAAAACATCGTGGAGAAGATCGACTTTGACAGTGAGTGGCCTGGGGCCCCAGACTGTGGGGAGACACGATACCCTTAGAGCGAGCAGGTGGGGTCTGCAGAGCGCAAGGTGGAGCCCTCCCTTCCTGGGCTGGGAACTCGTTCAGGTTGTTACTCCAGGGAGAATCAGTGAGGGGGGGGGTGGTCCCATCCCCTGCTTCATGGCTGCCTGTACCAGACTAGTCTTGCTTCTCCTATTAAAAAGGCGAGTgactgctgggcggtggtggcacatgcctttaagcccagcaatccggaggcagaggcaggcggatctacagactgagttccagccaggactgttacacagagaaaccctatctcaaaaaaaccaaaaaaaaaaaaaaaaatgacgaTAGCAGTCATGACAGCCAGTGGTTCTTTATGATTCATTTAGTCCTACCATAAGATAGTTGCTCGTTGTAACTTGGAAATGAATAAAAGGCATTGTGCCTGCTTCCCAGAAGGGTCACTGTGAAGGGAGATCATCTTGTAGGGCACTCAGCCAAGGGCCAGAGCTCAGGGAATGTGGGTTACGTCATGCTTTACGTAAACAGATTTAGCTAAAGAGAACAAAAAGCAGGTGTGGCAGCTTACGTCTTTAgtcttagcacttaggaggcaggaggccagcctgggctacctggtaAACTACTGTCTTTAAATAAGTAAGTAATAACTAAGATTTTAAAGTGATGCAGGCAGTCAGCTAGGTGCCCAGCCTCACTCTGCTGCCTGGTGAGCAAATGTCAAGtagagaagaaaggcagggacAGGTCTCCCCATGGGTTCCCCCCCTGTTCTCCCCGTGGACCAAGTTGAGCAGCGGTAAGCTGTGTCATTTCCACACTTGGCACCCTCACCTATGCAGG
It contains:
- the Eif3k gene encoding eukaryotic translation initiation factor 3 subunit K isoform X2, whose amino-acid sequence is MAMFEQMRANVGKLLKGIDRYNPENLATLERYVETQAKENAYDLEANLAVLKLYQFNPAFFQTTVTAQILLKALTNLPHTDFTLCKCMIDQAHQEERPIRQILYLGDLLETCHFQAFWQALDENMDLLEGITGFEDSVRKFICHVVGITYQHIDRWLLAEMLGDLTDNQLKVWMSKYGWSADESGQIFICSQEESIKPKNIVEKIDFDSVSSIMASSQ
- the Eif3k gene encoding eukaryotic translation initiation factor 3 subunit K isoform X3 → MIDQAHQEERPIRQILYLGDLLETCHFQAFWQALDENMDLLEGITGFEDSVRKFICHVVGITYQHIDRWLLAEMLGDLTDNQLKVWMSKYGWSADESGQIFICSQEESIKPKNIVEKIDFDSVSSIMASSQ